A window of Nitrospirota bacterium genomic DNA:
TGCGACATTCTTATATACAGATGTGTTGAATATACCTCCCTTAGGAAAGACCAGCGTTATCCGCCTTCTCAGTTCTATCGAGTTATCAAAGGTCTTAGATTCATCGTCATAGACGACCTTTCCTCTATCAGGGCTTTCAATGAGAGCACATATCCTCAGAAAGGTTGATTTACCACTCCCGTTTGGACCGATGATTGAGAAGACCTTTCCAGCCTCGAAGGTAAATGAGCAGTTATTTAATACAATTTTACTGTTATAACTTTTTGTGATATTAGATACCTTAAGTCTCAATTTGCTCATCTTTGTTTTATTCCTCTTTTCTGGAACCAGTAAAGTAGTGTATTAACAATCAAAGAGATTAAAAGCAGAACAATACCTAATGCCAGTGCAAGTTCAAAATTTCCTTTATCCGTCTCAAGGGCAATTGTGGTAGTCATAACCCGTGTGTATCCTGCGATATTCCCTCCGACGATAAGTATTGCACCTACCTCTGCAATGGCACGACCAAATCCTGCTATAACCGCTGCTGTTATAGAATACCTTGCTTCTGTTATCACCTTTACCGATGCCTGCAGCGGTGTTGCTCCGAGTGCCATCGCTGCGTTTCTTATTGTATCCTCGACATTCACTATTGCAGCATGTGAGAGGGCAGCGATGATAGGGGTTGCAAGTATTGTCTGGGCAATAGCCATCGCAGAAGGTGTATAAAGCAATCCCATGAAACCGAAGGGTCCACTCCTTGAGAGAAGCAGATAAACAAATAATCCAACGACTACTGGTGGAAGTCCCATAAATGTGTTAAGAAGACTTATTATAAAATCCCTTCCAAAAAACCTTCTCATACTAACAACTGCACCTATAGAAATCCCTATGAGTGTTGAGATAATCAATGCCACTCCAGAGACCTTAAGAGATAGAAAGATTATGCTGTAGAGTTCCTTATCAAATGAAAGTATAAAGGAGATTGCACGACTGAAACCGGAAAGGATAATATCCATAATTTTCCTCTATTTTGCATTCGGGTAGAAAAGGGCATTTCCATGTTTATCCTTGAAACTCCCGATAGCCTTCTGTCCCTCAGGTGATATAATCCATTTGATAAATTTCATTGCCTCTTTGAATTTAATATAGGGGTGTTTCTTTGGATTTACAGCCATTACGCCATACTGATTAAAGAGGATAGGGTCTCCTTCAAGCACAATTACCATGTCGAGTCTGTCTTTGTCCTTTGTGGCAAGCCATGTTCCTCTGTCTGTAAGTGTATATGCCCTTTTCTCATTTGCTATTCTCTGCGTTTTCTCCATACCCTGTCCAACCTCCAGATACCATTTTTCTCCCTTTGGGTTTACCCCGTTAGAAAAGCTTCTTCTAACGGGGTTTATTCCAACTTTTTCCCAGATAGATAGCTCTTTAATGTGAGTTCCTGAACGGTCTCCTCTCGATACAAAGAAAGAGTTGGCATTTGCTATTTTACTGAAGGC
This region includes:
- a CDS encoding ABC transporter permease; this translates as MDIILSGFSRAISFILSFDKELYSIIFLSLKVSGVALIISTLIGISIGAVVSMRRFFGRDFIISLLNTFMGLPPVVVGLFVYLLLSRSGPFGFMGLLYTPSAMAIAQTILATPIIAALSHAAIVNVEDTIRNAAMALGATPLQASVKVITEARYSITAAVIAGFGRAIAEVGAILIVGGNIAGYTRVMTTTIALETDKGNFELALALGIVLLLISLIVNTLLYWFQKRGIKQR
- a CDS encoding substrate-binding domain-containing protein; translated protein: MFAITIVWDTSYGKDVRIRCASTTSTQNSGLFDYILPIFEKKTGIKVDVIGVGTGASIEIGKRGDADVVLVHAKELELKAVEEGHFVNRHDVMYNDFVIIGPTHDPAKIKGMKNASDAFSKIANANSFFVSRGDRSGTHIKELSIWEKVGINPVRRSFSNGVNPKGEKWYLEVGQGMEKTQRIANEKRAYTLTDRGTWLATKDKDRLDMVIVLEGDPILFNQYGVMAVNPKKHPYIKFKEAMKFIKWIISPEGQKAIGSFKDKHGNALFYPNAK